A stretch of Gouania willdenowi chromosome 21, fGouWil2.1, whole genome shotgun sequence DNA encodes these proteins:
- the LOC114455348 gene encoding collagen alpha-1(X) chain-like isoform X3 codes for MLTLLILGWITSRSLQPVTSSLTHMLPCGDFCPQSCVIFIPPPLPPPLFPPLKLKAELMVDISELIAGGQGEPGCRGVRGPPGPPGVQGPKGEPGPQGAIGELGSKGEKGHRGWRGLYGDIGTPGMIKGSAGQRGLKGHPGVTGPQGLDGGKGERGVPGAPGVKGDPGLRGDQGYRGEQGPRGEPGARGAMGVKGSPAPSGLRGFPGLPGVPGLPGEPGLPGQVFVLSGLQGGRGSPGSKASCSCSAPRTAVHTIYVADGEKEMQSLREENVMVLRTDMKVLLLYAQSQWINVLVHTHAHTPTHTHTA; via the exons ATGCTGACTCTGCTGATTCTCGGATGGATTACCTCACGTTCCCTTCAGCCTGTCACCTCATCACTCACACAca tgTTGCCGTGCGGTGACTTTTGCCCTCAGAGCTGTGTGATCttcattcctcctcctcttcctcctcctctgttcCCACCCCTCAAACTGAAGGCGGAGCTGATG GTCGACATCAGTGAGCTCATCGCAGGAGGACAAGgagaacct GGCTGCAGAGGAGTCCGAGGACCTCCG GGTCCACCGGGTGTGCAGGGGCCAAAGGGAGAACCAGGACCACAAGGAGCTATTGGAGAGCTGGGTTCAAAG GGGGAGAAGggccacagaggctggaggggtcTCTATGGAGATATCGGGACCCCAGGGATGATAAAG GGCAGTGCAGGACAGAGAGGATTGAAG GGACATCCTGGAGTGACTGGACCCCAAGGATTGGATGGAGGAAag GGTGAACGAGGCGTCCCTGGAGCTCCAGGTGTGAAG GGCGATCCAGGCCTGAGGGGCGATCAGGGTTACCGAGGAGAGCAGGGACCCAGAGGAGAGCCCGGTGCACGAGGAGCCATG GGCGTGAAGGGAAGTCCAGCTCCATCAGGGCTCAGGGGTTTTCCTGGTCTACCAGGAGTCCCGGGTCTGCCTGGAGAACCTGGTCTACCAGGACAAG TCTTCGTCCTCTCAGGTCTGCAGGGGGGCAGAGGAAGTCCTGGATCCAAAGCTTCCTGTTCCTGTTCAGCGCCACGGACCGCCGTGCATACG ATCTACGTAGCAGACGGTGAGAAGGAGATGCAGAGCCTGAGGGAGGAGAACGTGATGGTTCTACGGACTGACATGAAGGTTCTCCTCCTCTACGCTCAGTCACAGTGGATCAACGTGCTggtacacacgcacgcacacacgcccacacacacacacacagcctga
- the LOC114455348 gene encoding collagen alpha-1(X) chain-like isoform X2 produces MLTLLILGWITSRSLQPVTSSLTHMLPCGDFCPQSCVIFIPPPLPPPLFPPLKLKAELMVDISELIAGGQGEPVCVCVCVCVCVCVCVCVCVCSLTGAVCFQGCRGVRGPPGPPGVQGPKGEPGPQGAIGELGSKGEKGHRGWRGLYGDIGTPGMIKGSAGQRGLKGHPGVTGPQGLDGGKGERGVPGAPGVKGDPGLRGDQGYRGEQGPRGEPGARGAMGVKGSPAPSGLRGFPGLPGVPGLPGEPGLPGQVFVLSGLQGGRGSPGSKASCSCSAPRTAVHTIYVADGEKEMQSLREENVMVLRTDMKVLLLYAQSQWINVLNPER; encoded by the exons ATGCTGACTCTGCTGATTCTCGGATGGATTACCTCACGTTCCCTTCAGCCTGTCACCTCATCACTCACACAca tgTTGCCGTGCGGTGACTTTTGCCCTCAGAGCTGTGTGATCttcattcctcctcctcttcctcctcctctgttcCCACCCCTCAAACTGAAGGCGGAGCTGATG GTCGACATCAGTGAGCTCATCGCAGGAGGACAAGgagaacctgtgtgtgtgtgtgtgtgtgtgtgtgtgtgtgtgtgtgtgtgtgtgtgtgtctgtgtgtgtagtttAACTGGTGCTGTGTGTTTTCAGGGCTGCAGAGGAGTCCGAGGACCTCCG GGTCCACCGGGTGTGCAGGGGCCAAAGGGAGAACCAGGACCACAAGGAGCTATTGGAGAGCTGGGTTCAAAG GGGGAGAAGggccacagaggctggaggggtcTCTATGGAGATATCGGGACCCCAGGGATGATAAAG GGCAGTGCAGGACAGAGAGGATTGAAG GGACATCCTGGAGTGACTGGACCCCAAGGATTGGATGGAGGAAag GGTGAACGAGGCGTCCCTGGAGCTCCAGGTGTGAAG GGCGATCCAGGCCTGAGGGGCGATCAGGGTTACCGAGGAGAGCAGGGACCCAGAGGAGAGCCCGGTGCACGAGGAGCCATG GGCGTGAAGGGAAGTCCAGCTCCATCAGGGCTCAGGGGTTTTCCTGGTCTACCAGGAGTCCCGGGTCTGCCTGGAGAACCTGGTCTACCAGGACAAG TCTTCGTCCTCTCAGGTCTGCAGGGGGGCAGAGGAAGTCCTGGATCCAAAGCTTCCTGTTCCTGTTCAGCGCCACGGACCGCCGTGCATACG ATCTACGTAGCAGACGGTGAGAAGGAGATGCAGAGCCTGAGGGAGGAGAACGTGATGGTTCTACGGACTGACATGAAGGTTCTCCTCCTCTACGCTCAGTCACAGTGGATCAACGTGCTg AACCCAGAACgctga
- the LOC114455348 gene encoding collagen alpha-1(X) chain-like isoform X1 → MLTLLILGWITSRSLQPVTSSLTHMLPCGDFCPQSCVIFIPPPLPPPLFPPLKLKAELMVDISELIAGGQGEPVCVCVCVCVCVCVCVCVCVCSLTGAVCFQGCRGVRGPPGPPGVQGPKGEPGPQGAIGELGSKGEKGHRGWRGLYGDIGTPGMIKGSAGQRGLKGHPGVTGPQGLDGGKGERGVPGAPGVKGDPGLRGDQGYRGEQGPRGEPGARGAMGVKGSPAPSGLRGFPGLPGVPGLPGEPGLPGQVFVLSGLQGGRGSPGSKASCSCSAPRTAVHTIYVADGEKEMQSLREENVMVLRTDMKVLLLYAQSQWINVLVHTHAHTPTHTHTA, encoded by the exons ATGCTGACTCTGCTGATTCTCGGATGGATTACCTCACGTTCCCTTCAGCCTGTCACCTCATCACTCACACAca tgTTGCCGTGCGGTGACTTTTGCCCTCAGAGCTGTGTGATCttcattcctcctcctcttcctcctcctctgttcCCACCCCTCAAACTGAAGGCGGAGCTGATG GTCGACATCAGTGAGCTCATCGCAGGAGGACAAGgagaacctgtgtgtgtgtgtgtgtgtgtgtgtgtgtgtgtgtgtgtgtgtgtgtgtgtctgtgtgtgtagtttAACTGGTGCTGTGTGTTTTCAGGGCTGCAGAGGAGTCCGAGGACCTCCG GGTCCACCGGGTGTGCAGGGGCCAAAGGGAGAACCAGGACCACAAGGAGCTATTGGAGAGCTGGGTTCAAAG GGGGAGAAGggccacagaggctggaggggtcTCTATGGAGATATCGGGACCCCAGGGATGATAAAG GGCAGTGCAGGACAGAGAGGATTGAAG GGACATCCTGGAGTGACTGGACCCCAAGGATTGGATGGAGGAAag GGTGAACGAGGCGTCCCTGGAGCTCCAGGTGTGAAG GGCGATCCAGGCCTGAGGGGCGATCAGGGTTACCGAGGAGAGCAGGGACCCAGAGGAGAGCCCGGTGCACGAGGAGCCATG GGCGTGAAGGGAAGTCCAGCTCCATCAGGGCTCAGGGGTTTTCCTGGTCTACCAGGAGTCCCGGGTCTGCCTGGAGAACCTGGTCTACCAGGACAAG TCTTCGTCCTCTCAGGTCTGCAGGGGGGCAGAGGAAGTCCTGGATCCAAAGCTTCCTGTTCCTGTTCAGCGCCACGGACCGCCGTGCATACG ATCTACGTAGCAGACGGTGAGAAGGAGATGCAGAGCCTGAGGGAGGAGAACGTGATGGTTCTACGGACTGACATGAAGGTTCTCCTCCTCTACGCTCAGTCACAGTGGATCAACGTGCTggtacacacgcacgcacacacgcccacacacacacacacagcctga
- the LOC114455348 gene encoding collagen alpha-1(X) chain-like isoform X4 — MVDISELIAGGQGEPVCVCVCVCVCVCVCVCVCVCSLTGAVCFQGCRGVRGPPGPPGVQGPKGEPGPQGAIGELGSKGEKGHRGWRGLYGDIGTPGMIKGSAGQRGLKGHPGVTGPQGLDGGKGERGVPGAPGVKGDPGLRGDQGYRGEQGPRGEPGARGAMGVKGSPAPSGLRGFPGLPGVPGLPGEPGLPGQVFVLSGLQGGRGSPGSKASCSCSAPRTAVHTIYVADGEKEMQSLREENVMVLRTDMKVLLLYAQSQWINVLVHTHAHTPTHTHTA, encoded by the exons ATG GTCGACATCAGTGAGCTCATCGCAGGAGGACAAGgagaacctgtgtgtgtgtgtgtgtgtgtgtgtgtgtgtgtgtgtgtgtgtgtgtgtgtctgtgtgtgtagtttAACTGGTGCTGTGTGTTTTCAGGGCTGCAGAGGAGTCCGAGGACCTCCG GGTCCACCGGGTGTGCAGGGGCCAAAGGGAGAACCAGGACCACAAGGAGCTATTGGAGAGCTGGGTTCAAAG GGGGAGAAGggccacagaggctggaggggtcTCTATGGAGATATCGGGACCCCAGGGATGATAAAG GGCAGTGCAGGACAGAGAGGATTGAAG GGACATCCTGGAGTGACTGGACCCCAAGGATTGGATGGAGGAAag GGTGAACGAGGCGTCCCTGGAGCTCCAGGTGTGAAG GGCGATCCAGGCCTGAGGGGCGATCAGGGTTACCGAGGAGAGCAGGGACCCAGAGGAGAGCCCGGTGCACGAGGAGCCATG GGCGTGAAGGGAAGTCCAGCTCCATCAGGGCTCAGGGGTTTTCCTGGTCTACCAGGAGTCCCGGGTCTGCCTGGAGAACCTGGTCTACCAGGACAAG TCTTCGTCCTCTCAGGTCTGCAGGGGGGCAGAGGAAGTCCTGGATCCAAAGCTTCCTGTTCCTGTTCAGCGCCACGGACCGCCGTGCATACG ATCTACGTAGCAGACGGTGAGAAGGAGATGCAGAGCCTGAGGGAGGAGAACGTGATGGTTCTACGGACTGACATGAAGGTTCTCCTCCTCTACGCTCAGTCACAGTGGATCAACGTGCTggtacacacgcacgcacacacgcccacacacacacacacagcctga